DNA from Algisphaera agarilytica:
CCGGGCAGTACGGCCACATCAACGGCGTGCCCACCCTCAACGACCCGCTGCTCATCGAACGCCAATACCTCGCCCAGGAGATGAACGCCGCCGGCTACGACACCGCGGTCATCGGCAAGTGGCACCTCAAGAACCGCCCCGAAACCTTCGATCACTACCAGGTCCTGCCCAGCCAGGGCCTGTACTTCGACCCCGAGTTTTTCATCTGCGGCCAGGAAGAGCCCGTCGTCGTTGAAGGCCACAGCACCGACGTCATCACCGACCTGGCCCTCGCGTGGCTCGACGGCGAAGAACGAAACGCCGACAAACCCTTCTTCCTGAAGCTGCAATACAAAGCCCCGCACGACTACTTCGAGAACGCCCCGCGCTACAACGACTACCTCGCGGATGTGGTCATCCCCGAACCCGCCAGCATGTTCGACGACCCCTGCCACGGCTCGGTCGCGACCCGCGGCGTGGACGGCGAGCTTCACGGCGTGATCGGCACCTCCATCGGCCGACGCCACTACCGCCGCAGCTACGCCAAGGACTTCATCGCCCCCAAGCTCCCCCACGACGCCAACGAGTGGCAGCCCGAGATCGGCCCGACCGACCTCGAAGCCAAACGCGCCGCCTACCAGATCTACCTCAAGCGCTACCTCCGCTGCGTCAAGGGCGTGGACGACAACATCGCCCGCGTCGTCGCCTACCTCAAAGACAACGACCTCTACGACAACACGGTCATCATCTACACCGGCGACCAGGGCATGTGGCTCGGCGAACACGACTACCAGGACAAACGCTGGGCCTACGAAGAGTCGCTGCGCATGCCGCTGCTCATCCGCTACCCCAAGTCGATCCCGGCCGGCACGGTGTCGGACGCGCTGATCGAAAACGTCGACTTCGCCCCGACCATGCTCGACTTCGCCGGCGTTGAAACCCCCGAGTACATGCAGGGCAAGAGCTTCCGCTCCATCCTCGAGACCGGCGAGACGCCCGAGGGCTGGCGCGACGCGGCGTTCTATCAGTACTGGATGCACATGATCCACCACCAGGTGCCCGGCCACCTGGCGATGCGCACCGATCGTTTTAAGCTCATCTTCTTCCACGGCCGACCGCTGGTCGATCGTTACATGCCCTGGTGGGCCGAGGTCGCCAAGCACCCCACGCCCCCCGGCTGGGAACTCTATGACCTCGACGTCGACCCCGGCGAAAATAACAACGTGTACGAAGACCCGGCCTACGCCGACGACGTGAAGCGTCTCAAAGAGCGTTTTGCCGAGCTCATCGCGGAAGTCAAAGCAGACGACCCCAGCGCCGCGGGCTCGGATTTTGTGAAGCTGCAGATGGACGCCCTGCTGCCGTACCTCGAGAAGTACTGGGACGACACCCCGGAAAACAAAGCCGAGGCGGCCCGCATTTCACGCGAACTGCACGAGTTCATCTACGGCGAAAAAGCCGCCGAGTAAATCATGAAATACTGCATCGCCACCACGCTGCTCGCCGCCTTGGCGGTCGGCGGTTCCGCCTTTGCCAAGCCGCCGATCCCGACGCCGCCCGAGACGCCGGTGATCGGGCCGTGGGACCAATACTTCCTCCAGACGCTGTACAAAGAAGCGAACCCCGACACCGGGCTGGTCGAAATCGTCGGTACCGAGAAGTTCAACCAACACGTCGAGGAGACCGGCGTGAAACTCCTCGGCGGGCCGATGCTCGGCGGCATCACGCCCACCCAGGCCCGCGTGTGGGTACGCACCGCCGGGCCGGCCACCGTGCAGGTCGTCATCGACGACGAAATCCAAAGCGTCGAACGCCAAACCGGCCCGGACGGCGACTACACCGCCGTGCTCCACCTGGACGGCCTGGCACCCGCAACCGACTACACCTACGACGTTCTGGTCAACGGCCAACCCGTCTTCGGCGACAACAAACCAACGTTCAACACCTTCCCCCGCAAAGGCGATCCCGCGACTTTCAGCGTCGGCTTTGGCGGATGCGCACGCTACAACCCGCCGAAGGAACACGTCTGGGCCACGATCGCCTCGGTCAACCCCGACGCCTTTCTCATGCTGGGCGACAACGTCTACCACGACCTGCCCCAGCACCGCACCAAGCAGCGCGTACACTACTACCGCCGGCAGCTCCACCCCGACTACCAGAAGCTCACCTCGACCACGCCGATGTACGCGATCTACGACGACCACGACCTGGGCGTCAACGACTCGGCCGGCGGTCTGGGCGTGTACGAACCCGCTTGGAAGTACGAGTCGTGGAAAGTATTCCGCGAGAATTGGAATAACCCCTTCTACGGCATGGGCGATTCCTACCCCGGCTGCTGGTTCGACTTCTCCATCGGCGACGTCGACTTCTTCATGCTTGACGGCCGGTACTACCGCGACTTCAAACAAGGCACCATGCTCGGCCCAGTGCAGAAGATCTGGCTCCAGGAAAAGCTCAAAGCCTCGACCGCCACGTTCAAGGTGCTCGTCTCCGGCACACTCTGGACCGAACACGCCGACAAAGGCGGCAAGGATTCGTGGTGGGGCGTGAAGAAAGAACGCGAAGAAGTCCTCGGCCTGATCGACCGCGAGAACATCACCGGCATCGTCCTGCTGTCCTCCGACCGCCACCGCACCGAAGTGTTCAAGCTCGAACGCCCCGCAGGCTACGACCTCTACGAGTTCAACTCCGGCAAACTCACCAACATCCACACCCACGACCCCAACCCCCACGCCCTGTTCTCGCACAACGAAGGCAACTTCTTCGGGCTGCTGAAATTCGACCTCGCCCAGGACGACCCCACGGTCAGCTTCCGGGTGGTCACGATCGATAACGAGTTGGTCCACGAGACGACCGTCCGCGAGAGCCAGCTGCGGGCAGACGAGCCGAAGAGGCCCTAAACCGCCCCAGGCAGCCCGAAATCCGCGTTTTTGGCCCAAAAACGTGGTTAAGGCACGGCAATGCCGGGAAGATGAGGTGCGGCTTCGTGGGCTGATTTTGCCGTTTCACCGCCCCTTTGATACATTATTCGGCTCAAAACACGGCGGACAAGGTGTCCGCCTCGACCCCCGCACCGGCCCCAAAACGCTGGGCGGAGGGTGACCCGCCCCCTTTTGGAAAGAAGAACCCCATGAGCATCACCGCAGCCAAGAAAGCCGAAATCATCAAAGAGTTCCAACGCGACGAGAAGGACTCGGGCAGCCCCGAAGTCCAGGTCGCGGTTCTCACCCACCGCATCCGCGAGTTGACCGACCACCTCAAGGGCCACAAGCACGACTACTCGTCGCAGCGCGGCCTGCTCCAGATGGTCTCGACCCGCACCCGGCTGCTCAAGTACCTGGCCCGCATCGACCGTCAGCGTTACCTCGACCTGATCCAGAAGCTCGGCCTGCGTAAGTAAAACCAAACCACTCACACGCCTCGGCTCACCGGCCGTGGCGTGTTTTTCTAACTCGACCGATCGACGGATGATCGGCCGAAACACCAACCGCCCCGCCACACTCCATCAGGACCCTCAGAGCAAGAGAGCACGTCATCCCGCTGACCTTCCGTCAGCATCACGGATCATCTGCTCTCCTGCTCTTCTGAATCTCCTGCTCTGGCCCACGGCGAGGCCCACCCGCGCGATCCGCGCAAGGATATTCAGACATGCCTCTATCCGGACAGACCCGCGTCGAACTCGAAATCGGCGGCCGCACCCTCTCTATCGAAACCGGCGTCATCGCCAAGCAAGCCGGCGGCGCCGTGCTGGTTCAGTACGGCGAAACCGTTGTGCTCGGCACCGCGGTCCGCTCGAACCCGCGTCCCGGCCTGGACTTCTTCCCGCTCACCGTCGATTACCGCGAAAAACTCGCCGCGGCCGGCAAGTTCCCCGGCGGCTTCCGCAAGCGTGAAGGCGCTCCGAACCAAAAAGAAATCCTGACGATGCGGAACATCGACCGACCCATCCGGCCGCTGTTCCCCGCCAACTACTTCGACGAAGTCCAGATCCAATGCTGGGTCATGGCCGCCGACGGCCAGAACGAGCCGGATGTGCTCGCCGGCATCGCCGCCTCGGCCGCGCTGCACCTCAGCGACGCGCCGTTCCTCGGCCCCGTCGGCAACGTCCGCGTCGGCCGTGTCGACGGCGAGTTCGTCGTCATGCCCACCGCCGCCCAGGACGCCTACTCCGACCTGGACATGCTGCTCTGCGGCCACGAAGACGGCCTGAACATGATCGAAGTCGGTGCTTACGAGATGCCCGAAGACGAGATGCTCAAGGCCCTCGAGTTCGGCTACGGCTACGTCAAGCAGATCGTCGACCTGATCAAGGAACTCCGCGAGAAGGCCGGCGGCCAAGAGAAAAAGGTCGTCGAAGACACCATCCCCGCCGAGATCCGCGC
Protein-coding regions in this window:
- a CDS encoding sulfatase family protein; its protein translation is MFISRFTRTACTLATALLLTALPPQAKADKPNILFIMSDDHTTQAIGAYGGMLAQFDPTPTLDQIAAEGMRFTAALCSNSICTPSRATIMTGQYGHINGVPTLNDPLLIERQYLAQEMNAAGYDTAVIGKWHLKNRPETFDHYQVLPSQGLYFDPEFFICGQEEPVVVEGHSTDVITDLALAWLDGEERNADKPFFLKLQYKAPHDYFENAPRYNDYLADVVIPEPASMFDDPCHGSVATRGVDGELHGVIGTSIGRRHYRRSYAKDFIAPKLPHDANEWQPEIGPTDLEAKRAAYQIYLKRYLRCVKGVDDNIARVVAYLKDNDLYDNTVIIYTGDQGMWLGEHDYQDKRWAYEESLRMPLLIRYPKSIPAGTVSDALIENVDFAPTMLDFAGVETPEYMQGKSFRSILETGETPEGWRDAAFYQYWMHMIHHQVPGHLAMRTDRFKLIFFHGRPLVDRYMPWWAEVAKHPTPPGWELYDLDVDPGENNNVYEDPAYADDVKRLKERFAELIAEVKADDPSAAGSDFVKLQMDALLPYLEKYWDDTPENKAEAARISRELHEFIYGEKAAE
- a CDS encoding alkaline phosphatase D family protein, producing MKYCIATTLLAALAVGGSAFAKPPIPTPPETPVIGPWDQYFLQTLYKEANPDTGLVEIVGTEKFNQHVEETGVKLLGGPMLGGITPTQARVWVRTAGPATVQVVIDDEIQSVERQTGPDGDYTAVLHLDGLAPATDYTYDVLVNGQPVFGDNKPTFNTFPRKGDPATFSVGFGGCARYNPPKEHVWATIASVNPDAFLMLGDNVYHDLPQHRTKQRVHYYRRQLHPDYQKLTSTTPMYAIYDDHDLGVNDSAGGLGVYEPAWKYESWKVFRENWNNPFYGMGDSYPGCWFDFSIGDVDFFMLDGRYYRDFKQGTMLGPVQKIWLQEKLKASTATFKVLVSGTLWTEHADKGGKDSWWGVKKEREEVLGLIDRENITGIVLLSSDRHRTEVFKLERPAGYDLYEFNSGKLTNIHTHDPNPHALFSHNEGNFFGLLKFDLAQDDPTVSFRVVTIDNELVHETTVRESQLRADEPKRP
- the rpsO gene encoding 30S ribosomal protein S15, translated to MSITAAKKAEIIKEFQRDEKDSGSPEVQVAVLTHRIRELTDHLKGHKHDYSSQRGLLQMVSTRTRLLKYLARIDRQRYLDLIQKLGLRK